The proteins below come from a single Corynebacterium cystitidis genomic window:
- a CDS encoding ATP-dependent helicase: MSPKLLSKYLGQKFPPTDQQAAVIGAAPGPLLVVAGAGAGKTETMASRVVWLVANGYARPEEILGLTFTRKAAQELGRRIRDRLTTLASTPDLVRRLDPTGGLADALTVITPTVSTYDAYAADLVREYGLLVPVEPDARLITAAELNSVARDVVTNYTGELGASSTVGAVTENLLALVTEMDNNLHTPEWVDDEATAFINEVESLPKGPRQRADLTKTMEKWLTTQQLRRDYLPLVSALKQELAQRSVVTFNEQMSVAARLARDHAQVGRSQRRRFRVVMLDEYQDTSHAQRVLLRSLFGEGRDVQDRADQQSIHQASTPLTVTAVGDPMQAIYGWRGATAANLAAFVEDFPQPNGDPAPKAELTTSWRNPPEVLQLANSVSDAVLGSNPATRAVARLEPRPQPEAGDVTVGFFTTQDEEMAFVADQLAQQFHATQAGLEETARKFSAAVLVRKNSHSALVAQQLEQRGIPYEIVGLAGLLDVPEVADVIAIATMLVRPEDSQAALRILTGPACGLGAADLYALGQRARNLSATQATQRPESDDPLDRLRHQLEQVVFETQAMTSHPDQQAGLTDAVADLGEPERYSPEGLRRLQELSSKLRHLRMYSLGKRLPDLIADIIATFNIRTEVLSRPSSTGTVHLDRLADEVASYPGASVDGLLDYFSLAREHEDGLTPGAVPIRTDRVQILTAHKAKGLEWDTVAVVHADQRTYAAKAETFLTQVQRLPVEDFTAIEEASDKKEFEDAGKEFLAKIRSDSAEETARLFYVAITRAERRLLITGSATTPTTTKATGPYEHFEALTELLDAKQVAVWATDNQAHGESGGNSESDTPDSSGSHAEKGQWPQMSVDKRALEAATRIDDALGNLPDVAAGELFSLWERDTTALIEEYEALQSPDVDVEVPGELTASDVVAIKADPEQFARRARRPVPFKPNAYAKRGTAFHEWIEDFYGARPLLDEDELPGNDEANVDAETLAQLKEGFEASHWAQKTPRFIEHPFEIALGDSVVRGRMDAVFLIDDTWWVVDWKTGQRPTGRDMETAKIQLAVYREAWKRIADDHRDVSTAFFYVRSGEDFAPRDVPDREELEKLLEFSNRKQAQK, encoded by the coding sequence ATGTCGCCGAAGTTGCTGTCAAAGTACTTGGGCCAAAAATTCCCGCCGACAGACCAGCAGGCAGCCGTTATCGGTGCGGCCCCAGGTCCGCTGCTGGTGGTCGCTGGAGCCGGTGCGGGTAAGACGGAGACGATGGCATCTCGGGTGGTGTGGCTCGTTGCTAACGGATACGCCCGCCCAGAAGAGATCCTTGGGCTAACCTTTACACGAAAGGCTGCACAAGAGCTGGGCCGACGCATTCGCGATCGGCTGACCACGTTGGCTTCTACGCCAGATCTGGTGCGCAGGCTGGATCCCACAGGCGGGCTTGCCGACGCGTTAACGGTGATCACCCCCACTGTGTCCACCTACGATGCTTATGCAGCAGACTTGGTGCGTGAATACGGGCTGCTGGTGCCAGTGGAACCGGATGCCCGGCTGATTACGGCGGCGGAACTGAATTCTGTCGCCCGCGATGTGGTGACTAATTACACCGGCGAGCTAGGGGCAAGTAGCACCGTCGGCGCGGTGACAGAAAACCTGCTGGCGTTGGTGACTGAAATGGACAATAACCTGCACACGCCTGAGTGGGTGGATGATGAAGCCACGGCTTTTATCAACGAGGTTGAATCGCTTCCGAAAGGCCCCAGGCAGCGCGCTGATTTAACCAAGACCATGGAGAAGTGGCTGACCACGCAGCAGCTACGCCGTGATTATCTGCCCCTGGTCTCTGCGCTGAAACAAGAGTTGGCGCAGCGGTCAGTGGTGACGTTCAACGAGCAGATGTCCGTGGCAGCGCGCCTCGCACGCGACCATGCCCAGGTTGGGCGATCGCAGAGGCGACGGTTCCGCGTGGTCATGCTGGACGAGTACCAAGACACCTCACACGCCCAGCGGGTGTTGCTGCGCAGCCTGTTCGGTGAGGGGCGCGATGTCCAGGACCGAGCCGACCAACAAAGTATTCACCAGGCCTCGACACCCCTGACGGTGACGGCGGTGGGCGATCCCATGCAGGCGATCTATGGTTGGCGCGGTGCAACCGCCGCGAACCTCGCCGCGTTTGTTGAGGACTTTCCGCAGCCCAACGGTGACCCCGCCCCGAAGGCGGAGCTCACCACATCCTGGCGCAACCCGCCCGAAGTCCTCCAACTAGCCAATAGCGTGTCCGATGCTGTGCTGGGGTCGAACCCTGCAACGCGTGCTGTCGCGCGCCTGGAGCCACGACCGCAGCCGGAGGCAGGCGATGTCACCGTTGGGTTTTTCACCACGCAAGACGAAGAGATGGCTTTCGTTGCCGACCAGCTTGCACAGCAATTCCACGCAACTCAGGCTGGTCTAGAGGAGACGGCAAGGAAGTTCTCAGCCGCGGTGCTCGTTCGGAAGAACTCCCACTCTGCGCTTGTGGCCCAACAGCTTGAACAACGCGGGATACCCTATGAGATCGTGGGGCTGGCAGGCTTGCTGGATGTTCCCGAGGTTGCTGACGTGATAGCAATCGCAACCATGTTGGTCCGCCCCGAGGATTCTCAGGCTGCCCTGCGCATTCTGACGGGCCCGGCCTGTGGGCTCGGGGCCGCGGATCTTTACGCGCTAGGGCAACGAGCACGAAACCTGTCCGCCACACAAGCCACCCAGCGCCCCGAAAGCGATGACCCGCTCGATCGACTCCGGCACCAATTAGAACAGGTGGTTTTTGAGACGCAGGCAATGACAAGCCACCCAGACCAGCAGGCAGGCCTGACCGATGCCGTAGCTGACCTCGGTGAACCCGAGCGCTACAGCCCCGAAGGGTTGCGCAGGCTGCAGGAATTGTCGTCGAAGTTGCGCCACCTGCGCATGTACAGCCTGGGTAAGCGCCTGCCTGATCTGATCGCAGATATTATCGCAACTTTCAATATTCGGACCGAGGTGTTGTCGCGTCCAAGCTCAACAGGCACGGTACACCTCGACAGGCTTGCCGACGAAGTCGCCTCCTACCCTGGCGCCAGCGTGGATGGGTTGCTGGACTATTTCTCCTTGGCCCGCGAACATGAAGACGGCTTAACCCCGGGTGCGGTACCTATCCGCACTGATCGCGTGCAGATTCTCACCGCGCACAAAGCGAAGGGATTGGAATGGGATACCGTCGCTGTTGTGCACGCTGACCAGCGTACGTACGCAGCGAAGGCCGAAACGTTTCTGACTCAGGTTCAACGCCTACCAGTCGAAGACTTCACTGCTATCGAGGAAGCCAGCGACAAAAAGGAATTCGAAGACGCCGGAAAAGAGTTTCTCGCGAAGATTCGCAGCGACTCCGCAGAGGAGACAGCACGGTTATTCTACGTAGCTATCACCCGGGCGGAACGACGCCTCCTGATCACCGGCTCAGCCACCACGCCTACCACCACGAAAGCCACCGGCCCGTATGAGCACTTCGAGGCACTCACCGAATTGCTAGATGCGAAACAGGTCGCTGTTTGGGCAACAGACAACCAGGCTCACGGCGAAAGCGGCGGAAACAGTGAAAGTGACACACCAGATTCATCTGGCTCGCACGCCGAAAAGGGGCAGTGGCCACAGATGAGCGTCGATAAGCGTGCACTTGAGGCAGCAACGCGTATCGACGACGCACTGGGCAACCTGCCCGATGTCGCAGCCGGCGAGCTGTTTAGCCTGTGGGAACGGGACACCACGGCGCTGATCGAGGAATATGAGGCGCTGCAATCGCCCGATGTAGACGTGGAAGTACCCGGTGAACTCACCGCCTCGGATGTGGTAGCGATCAAAGCAGACCCTGAACAATTTGCGCGCCGGGCCCGCAGGCCGGTGCCGTTTAAACCCAACGCGTACGCCAAGCGGGGCACCGCGTTCCACGAGTGGATCGAAGATTTCTACGGTGCGCGACCCCTGCTTGATGAGGACGAACTGCCAGGAAACGATGAAGCAAACGTGGATGCGGAGACATTGGCACAGCTCAAAGAGGGCTTTGAGGCCAGCCACTGGGCACAGAAAACCCCGCGGTTTATTGAGCACCCCTTTGAAATCGCGCTGGGAGACTCGGTGGTACGAGGCCGTATGGACGCGGTATTTTTGATCGACGACACCTGGTGGGTGGTGGATTGGAAAACCGGGCAACGCCCCACGGGCCGAGATATGGAGACAGCCAAGATTCAGCTTGCGGTGTACCGCGAGGCGTGGAAGCGCATCGCCGACGATCACAGAGACGTCTCCACAGCATTTTTCTACGTGCGCTCGGGGGAGGATTTCGCGCCGCGTGATGTGCCGGATCGGGAAGAATTGGAAAAGCTACTAGAGTTCTCAAACAGAAAGCAGGCGCAAAAATGA
- a CDS encoding ATP-dependent DNA helicase, with amino-acid sequence MVVELPPHPQARLVPRELHVATRTWAVDVPERGVWRVTGEAGSGVSSFLIDTAMEAIRRTGDPDGVLVVAPSKESGARLRRELSERVAQSGFVANEPLVRSVHSLAFAIVRQRSEESIRLISGAEQDAVIRQLLEGNAEYGTGTWPEELRPALTFVGFARQLRDFLLRAVERRMTAEDLRALGKRHAMPIWSAAADFLVEYQRVMRLWGVASYSASELVSAVLEQPVESSWHTIVVDDAQHLDPTSGELLAQLIHQADLAVVGGDVDQSVFHFRGASPAFFSSLDATPIDLGASRRSPVREVVISDTAVTQHRVIADHVRRAHLDDGVAWSKIGVVVRSTGMLEPIHRILLQAGVPVALNPTDVVLSQQRIVAAMILGVRALYDELTASQWRDLLLGPVGGTDPVTLRRLLRGLRRFDPETRAEETLRSLLQPQRPLPDFGSMLTDRELDILERIRRVVQAGHAAVNAHGSVEDVLWAVWHATGLSDRLMAHALRGGAAGSQADRDLDAMMALFDAAGDFAERRPEAGIEAFITHISEQELPTGVRDRRTATADAVALLTAHGVVGREFSHVVVAGVQEGSWPSLGETGSLFGQEDLIDLLDKGIDPAVVVSHSADRLKEERRLFHVATTRATDFLLVTAVNAPDDEEAQEPSRFIEEFCRHFDIEPVAQQREETPAWAIDQPELTSAVRVLARPDLIAELRRAAIDDGASEVVRGQAIRQLARLTRAGIPGAAPLEWYTTTTVSTEEPLPAPAALSPSRIEGLLACPLKDVLGGMIQTTNTIHMVRGVLVHAYFEAIGNGADEQLARQATIDAYKELHKVPSWQRHSDLEQFDRLLDRTSQWLEGSRGAFELIGTELDVDVNVTDELRIRGRIDRLEKDSEGRAIIVDLKTGKYAPSMEQTRDNAQLFAYQLALSKAVVAEQSIRTARDDEAPIEVGGAVLVYPATAAAGVTTRDQVAKTPEELAAFTEVITPLLGELAGPAFTARTGPHCDQCLVRAVCPVQSEGKDITRG; translated from the coding sequence ATGGTTGTCGAATTACCTCCTCATCCGCAGGCCCGCCTGGTTCCGCGTGAGCTTCACGTCGCCACGCGAACGTGGGCTGTCGATGTGCCCGAACGGGGGGTGTGGCGGGTGACCGGGGAGGCCGGTTCGGGTGTGTCCAGCTTCCTGATAGACACTGCGATGGAAGCGATTCGGCGGACGGGGGACCCAGATGGGGTTTTGGTGGTGGCGCCGTCAAAAGAGTCAGGTGCGCGTCTGCGGCGGGAACTGTCAGAACGTGTCGCTCAATCTGGTTTTGTTGCGAATGAACCGTTGGTGCGCTCGGTGCACTCGTTGGCTTTCGCAATTGTTCGTCAGCGTTCTGAGGAATCCATCCGGCTGATTTCTGGTGCGGAGCAAGATGCCGTCATTCGGCAGCTCCTAGAGGGCAATGCTGAGTACGGTACCGGGACGTGGCCTGAGGAACTACGCCCTGCTCTTACCTTCGTGGGGTTTGCCCGTCAGCTGCGCGACTTTTTGCTGCGTGCTGTCGAAAGGCGCATGACTGCTGAGGATCTGCGCGCGCTGGGGAAGCGGCATGCGATGCCAATCTGGTCTGCGGCCGCCGATTTTTTGGTGGAGTACCAGCGCGTCATGCGATTGTGGGGGGTTGCTAGCTATTCGGCTTCAGAGTTGGTGTCCGCGGTGTTGGAGCAGCCGGTGGAGTCCTCGTGGCACACCATCGTGGTTGATGATGCTCAACACCTCGATCCGACGTCGGGTGAGCTGCTTGCTCAACTGATCCACCAGGCGGATCTGGCAGTAGTTGGTGGGGATGTGGATCAGTCGGTCTTTCACTTCCGCGGTGCTTCACCGGCCTTTTTCTCCTCCCTCGATGCCACCCCGATTGATCTTGGTGCTTCACGACGCTCACCCGTGCGCGAGGTGGTCATCAGTGATACGGCTGTTACTCAGCACCGCGTGATTGCTGACCATGTGCGCCGCGCTCACCTCGATGATGGGGTGGCGTGGAGCAAGATTGGTGTGGTTGTGCGCTCCACCGGAATGCTGGAGCCTATTCATCGCATCTTGTTACAGGCGGGTGTTCCGGTAGCGCTCAACCCTACTGATGTGGTGTTAAGCCAGCAGCGGATCGTCGCAGCCATGATTCTTGGGGTGCGGGCGCTGTATGATGAGTTGACGGCCAGTCAGTGGCGAGACTTGCTGCTTGGCCCGGTGGGCGGAACAGATCCTGTCACACTGCGACGTTTGCTGCGTGGTCTGCGCCGGTTTGATCCGGAGACGCGTGCGGAAGAGACGCTGCGGAGCTTGCTGCAGCCGCAGCGCCCGCTGCCTGATTTCGGTTCGATGCTTACCGATCGTGAACTCGATATCCTCGAGCGGATTCGCCGCGTCGTGCAGGCCGGCCATGCTGCGGTTAACGCTCACGGTTCTGTTGAAGATGTTCTCTGGGCGGTTTGGCACGCAACTGGGCTGAGCGACCGGTTGATGGCACATGCCTTGCGCGGTGGGGCGGCAGGCTCTCAGGCGGACCGAGACTTGGATGCCATGATGGCGTTGTTCGACGCGGCAGGCGATTTCGCGGAGCGACGCCCTGAAGCCGGGATCGAAGCCTTCATCACCCACATCTCGGAGCAAGAATTACCTACTGGTGTGCGTGATCGTCGGACCGCCACTGCCGACGCTGTCGCATTGTTGACTGCGCACGGCGTGGTAGGACGGGAATTTAGCCACGTGGTTGTTGCAGGTGTGCAGGAGGGCAGTTGGCCGAGCCTCGGTGAGACTGGTTCCCTTTTTGGGCAAGAGGACCTCATCGATCTGCTCGATAAGGGGATCGATCCTGCCGTTGTTGTGTCGCATAGTGCAGATCGTCTGAAGGAAGAACGCCGTCTTTTCCACGTGGCAACTACCAGGGCAACGGATTTTTTGCTCGTTACTGCGGTGAATGCGCCTGATGACGAGGAGGCTCAGGAGCCGTCACGCTTCATCGAGGAATTCTGTCGCCACTTCGATATTGAGCCGGTTGCGCAACAGCGGGAAGAAACCCCGGCGTGGGCGATTGATCAACCCGAATTAACTTCTGCGGTCCGTGTGTTGGCGAGGCCAGATCTCATTGCTGAACTCCGGCGGGCCGCTATCGATGACGGTGCTTCTGAGGTGGTCCGGGGCCAGGCAATCCGCCAACTAGCGCGCCTGACTCGGGCAGGAATCCCTGGTGCGGCTCCCCTTGAGTGGTACACAACCACTACCGTGTCTACTGAGGAACCGTTGCCTGCGCCTGCAGCTTTGTCGCCGTCACGTATCGAGGGGTTGCTTGCTTGCCCGCTGAAGGATGTCTTAGGCGGAATGATCCAGACCACCAACACCATCCACATGGTCCGTGGCGTTTTGGTTCACGCCTATTTTGAAGCGATCGGAAACGGTGCCGATGAGCAGCTGGCGCGCCAAGCGACCATTGACGCTTATAAAGAACTCCACAAGGTACCGTCGTGGCAGCGCCACAGCGATCTTGAGCAGTTTGACCGGCTGCTGGATCGCACGTCCCAGTGGCTGGAGGGCTCCCGCGGCGCGTTTGAGTTGATCGGCACTGAGCTTGATGTTGATGTCAATGTCACCGACGAGTTACGGATCCGAGGCAGGATCGACCGGTTGGAAAAGGACAGCGAAGGCAGGGCGATCATCGTCGACTTGAAGACTGGCAAGTACGCGCCGTCGATGGAACAGACCCGGGACAACGCGCAGTTGTTCGCATACCAGCTCGCGTTGTCTAAGGCGGTGGTGGCAGAGCAGTCGATTCGAACGGCGCGTGACGACGAGGCCCCCATCGAGGTGGGTGGGGCAGTATTGGTGTATCCGGCGACGGCTGCGGCAGGCGTGACTACTAGGGACCAAGTGGCAAAAACACCTGAGGAGCTCGCCGCGTTCACTGAAGTTATTACACCGCTGCTTGGAGAATTAGCCGGGCCTGCCTTTACTGCGCGCACAGGGCCGCACTGCGATCAATGTCTGGTGCGCGCGGTGTGCCCCGTGCAGTCGGAAGGGAAGGACATTACTCGTGGTTAA
- a CDS encoding DUF3152 domain-containing protein has translation MKQPARRSGKGDSFFVRFASEWGWRAYAIPVLAVITVFVVIDIARSPTEPSLQSSGASVETTQMHQVDEKPEMKQGPDPAKSPLVDLELTDLPPGGPYTEKGEGTYRVVGQPGMTAGEGTEITMRFVVEVENGVDTAAYGGDDAFAALVDATLSDPRGWTNDPRYRFEHVGPEDDPDMHIQLTSVGTTAQMCGADLEMETSCRTTVGGGNTVVVNEARWVRGATPFQGDVGAYRQYLVNHEVGHGLGYALHEPCGRDGALAPIMMQQTLSLNNGELYAIDPTEVYPDNSDTCRANPWPFPRPGVL, from the coding sequence GTGAAGCAGCCAGCACGGCGAAGTGGGAAGGGCGATTCTTTCTTTGTCCGTTTCGCCAGTGAATGGGGATGGCGCGCCTACGCCATCCCTGTGTTAGCTGTAATCACTGTTTTTGTGGTCATCGACATTGCTCGCAGCCCTACTGAGCCAAGTTTGCAGTCGAGCGGGGCGTCCGTAGAGACGACACAGATGCACCAGGTTGATGAAAAGCCTGAGATGAAGCAGGGTCCAGACCCAGCGAAGAGTCCGCTGGTGGACCTCGAACTTACTGATCTTCCCCCTGGTGGCCCCTATACCGAGAAGGGTGAGGGTACCTATCGTGTTGTCGGTCAGCCAGGAATGACGGCGGGGGAGGGCACTGAAATCACGATGAGATTTGTGGTCGAGGTGGAAAATGGGGTGGATACTGCTGCTTATGGTGGTGATGATGCGTTTGCCGCACTTGTCGACGCGACGTTGTCTGACCCGCGTGGATGGACGAATGATCCCCGTTACCGCTTTGAACATGTCGGCCCTGAGGATGATCCGGATATGCATATCCAACTGACAAGTGTGGGCACGACTGCTCAAATGTGTGGCGCGGATCTTGAGATGGAGACAAGCTGCCGAACCACTGTTGGCGGTGGAAATACGGTGGTTGTCAATGAGGCTCGCTGGGTGCGTGGCGCTACTCCGTTTCAGGGTGATGTGGGGGCGTACCGCCAGTACTTGGTCAATCATGAAGTAGGTCATGGCCTGGGGTATGCCTTGCATGAACCGTGTGGTCGTGATGGTGCTCTTGCGCCCATTATGATGCAGCAGACATTGAGCTTAAATAACGGAGAGCTTTATGCCATTGATCCGACTGAGGTGTACCCCGACAACTCGGATACGTGCCGTGCCAACCCGTGGCCATTTCCGCGCCCCGGGGTTTTGTAG
- a CDS encoding DUF3107 domain-containing protein, whose translation MDIKIGLAESPRELVVSSKSEQDDVVGQIAHAIESNQPTVTLEDSKGRKFVIRTDRISYVEVGQSASHTVGFAG comes from the coding sequence ATGGATATCAAAATTGGACTTGCAGAAAGCCCACGCGAACTTGTTGTTTCCAGTAAGTCGGAGCAAGACGATGTAGTTGGCCAGATCGCCCACGCCATCGAATCGAATCAGCCGACGGTCACCCTGGAGGACTCGAAGGGGCGCAAGTTTGTCATTCGCACTGACCGCATTTCCTACGTCGAGGTTGGCCAGAGCGCTTCACACACAGTGGGCTTTGCCGGGTAA
- a CDS encoding DEAD/DEAH box helicase, with product MNQNSTTPSFAELGVAAEITDALAAHGITHTFSIQELTLPLALDGTDLIGQARTGMGKTLAFGVPLLDRVFDDADIEELDGTPRALIVVPTRELAVQVGDDLDKAATHLPVSVYTIYGGRPYEEQISALANGVDVVVGTPGRLLDLYERGNLTLEKVAVLVLDEADEMLDLGFLPDIEKILAALTHQHQTMLFSATMPGPILTLARTFMHKPVHIRAEAASAGATHSTTKQVVFQSHRMDKGEVTAKILQAEGRGRTIIFTRTKRSAADVADDLAQRGFSVGSVHGDLGQEARERSLNAFRDGSIEILVATDVAARGIDVDDVTHVINYQTPDDPMTYVHRIGRTGRAGNSGTAVTLVGYDEMHKWSAINADLGLEQPTPPEWFSNSPELYEALDIPENASSRVGDPKKVLGVPSARTRRGSNDRSRGDSRGGVRRGSRAGSRAGSRAGSRGRSAARSTRNSRGRR from the coding sequence GTGAACCAGAATTCCACCACCCCGTCGTTCGCTGAGCTCGGCGTGGCAGCCGAGATCACTGATGCGTTGGCCGCCCACGGCATTACGCATACCTTTTCCATCCAGGAACTGACCCTCCCGCTTGCCCTTGATGGGACAGATCTAATTGGCCAAGCACGCACCGGCATGGGCAAGACGCTAGCGTTCGGTGTTCCCCTGCTCGACCGTGTTTTTGACGATGCGGACATTGAGGAGTTGGACGGCACCCCTCGTGCTCTGATTGTGGTGCCCACCCGCGAACTGGCAGTGCAGGTTGGCGATGATCTAGACAAGGCGGCGACACACCTTCCCGTCAGCGTCTACACCATCTACGGTGGTCGCCCCTACGAGGAACAAATCTCCGCCTTAGCTAACGGAGTTGACGTGGTTGTGGGCACCCCAGGGCGCCTGCTTGATCTCTACGAGCGTGGCAATCTCACCCTCGAAAAGGTGGCCGTCCTCGTCCTCGATGAGGCCGACGAAATGCTGGATCTTGGATTCCTCCCCGATATTGAAAAGATTCTCGCCGCGCTCACCCACCAGCACCAAACGATGCTATTCTCCGCGACCATGCCTGGACCGATTCTCACGCTGGCGCGGACCTTCATGCACAAACCCGTACACATCCGCGCCGAAGCCGCCAGCGCAGGGGCCACGCACTCCACAACGAAGCAAGTGGTTTTCCAGTCGCACAGGATGGATAAGGGCGAAGTGACAGCGAAGATCTTGCAGGCCGAAGGCCGCGGGCGCACCATCATCTTCACACGCACTAAGCGCTCCGCTGCCGATGTCGCAGATGACTTAGCTCAGCGCGGCTTCTCCGTCGGCTCTGTCCACGGCGACTTGGGCCAAGAGGCGCGAGAGCGTTCCCTCAACGCCTTCCGCGACGGTTCGATAGAAATCCTGGTTGCCACCGATGTTGCTGCGCGCGGCATTGACGTCGATGACGTAACCCACGTGATCAACTACCAAACCCCAGATGATCCGATGACATATGTTCACCGCATTGGGCGCACCGGTCGCGCCGGCAATTCCGGCACCGCGGTGACACTGGTTGGTTATGACGAGATGCATAAGTGGAGCGCCATTAATGCTGATCTCGGGCTTGAACAGCCGACTCCCCCTGAGTGGTTCAGCAACTCCCCCGAACTCTATGAAGCTTTGGACATCCCCGAGAATGCGTCGTCACGCGTCGGTGATCCAAAGAAAGTGCTTGGCGTACCGTCTGCGCGTACCCGTCGGGGCTCGAACGACAGGTCACGCGGAGACTCACGCGGCGGAGTACGCAGAGGTTCGCGAGCAGGTTCGCGAGCAGGTTCGCGGGCTGGTTCGCGCGGCCGCTCAGCTGCACGTTCGACGCGAAACTCGCGGGGTCGCCGCTAA
- a CDS encoding Rv3212 family protein — protein MAPPLQRSRGDLIATGVISLITVVAVTIALFSAPIRSSELTPAAEEFVAESHLTEIPSAFTEIARADDHSPSLTPVTSEGITIAAGEHRITGYAPDGSELWAYERVADLCALAAAWGKAVATYRTNLGCGDVVAIDSTSGEYAGTRSAPAPDEVVSISSNDRVGTVGAPRVELWRNDLVRTVEYGTVEAPQEADMQPNPNCTITSALTRTSLLAVTEICGEETWLRLQDTTPEDSREPEIMANTQVSPVSILVSIGQTAAAVYDPTTSEVIGIDSDGVEVSRSNVQPMEQVPAPYKPVVADLPHHMSYFDGSRLMLLDPDTLAVTTIYEGALGTGVAIANRLLYPIEDGIAVANWNTQEIEKTIPVDRGGHIGNVALAVAGESLVEKRGSQLVFLSARNA, from the coding sequence ATGGCACCACCGCTCCAACGCTCCCGAGGCGATCTCATTGCCACCGGGGTGATCTCCCTGATCACTGTTGTTGCAGTGACCATCGCGTTGTTCAGCGCACCGATCCGCTCCTCTGAACTGACACCTGCGGCCGAGGAATTCGTTGCTGAATCGCACCTTACCGAGATCCCTTCGGCGTTCACCGAGATCGCGCGTGCCGACGATCACTCCCCCTCGCTCACACCAGTGACCTCGGAAGGCATCACAATAGCAGCTGGTGAGCACCGCATCACTGGATACGCTCCCGATGGATCCGAATTATGGGCCTACGAACGTGTTGCAGACCTATGTGCCCTGGCAGCTGCGTGGGGCAAGGCGGTAGCCACATACCGCACCAACCTGGGCTGTGGTGACGTGGTGGCGATTGACTCCACCTCCGGAGAATATGCAGGTACCAGGTCTGCTCCTGCACCCGATGAGGTAGTAAGCATCTCGTCGAATGATCGAGTTGGCACAGTAGGTGCTCCGCGTGTGGAATTGTGGCGCAACGATCTGGTGCGCACGGTAGAGTACGGAACGGTAGAGGCCCCGCAGGAAGCCGATATGCAACCCAACCCAAACTGCACCATTACCTCGGCGCTAACGCGTACCTCGTTGCTCGCCGTGACAGAAATCTGTGGGGAAGAGACTTGGCTGCGGCTGCAGGACACCACCCCGGAGGACTCCCGCGAACCCGAGATTATGGCAAACACACAGGTCTCGCCAGTATCCATTTTGGTGAGCATCGGACAAACTGCGGCCGCAGTATATGATCCGACGACGTCCGAGGTCATTGGTATCGATAGTGACGGGGTGGAAGTCTCGCGCTCCAACGTCCAACCGATGGAGCAGGTTCCTGCACCCTACAAGCCAGTGGTGGCAGATCTACCTCACCACATGTCGTACTTCGATGGATCTCGGCTCATGTTGCTCGACCCGGACACGCTGGCTGTCACCACCATCTACGAGGGGGCCTTAGGTACTGGCGTTGCAATAGCCAATCGCCTGCTCTACCCCATCGAGGATGGAATCGCGGTTGCGAATTGGAACACGCAAGAAATTGAAAAGACGATCCCCGTCGACCGTGGTGGCCATATAGGAAACGTTGCACTCGCTGTGGCGGGCGAATCACTCGTCGAAAAGCGAGGGTCCCAACTAGTCTTCCTTAGCGCCCGTAACGCGTAG
- a CDS encoding WhiB family transcriptional regulator has product MDWRHEAICRDEDPELFFPVGNSGPALSQIAQAKLVCNRCPVTSMCLKWALETGQDAGVWGGLSEEERRALKRRNKARGRRARVTA; this is encoded by the coding sequence ATGGATTGGCGCCACGAAGCTATCTGCCGAGACGAAGACCCAGAACTATTCTTCCCTGTCGGAAATTCCGGCCCTGCACTGTCCCAAATCGCACAGGCCAAGCTGGTCTGCAACCGCTGCCCAGTCACCTCCATGTGCCTGAAGTGGGCACTCGAAACCGGCCAGGACGCCGGTGTGTGGGGTGGCTTGTCTGAAGAAGAGCGTCGCGCTCTGAAACGTCGCAACAAGGCACGTGGCCGTCGCGCACGCGTCACCGCTTAA
- a CDS encoding 50S ribosomal protein bL37 has translation MSKRGRKRKDRRKKSANRGKRPNS, from the coding sequence ATGTCAAAGCGTGGTCGGAAGCGTAAGGATCGCCGCAAGAAGAGTGCAAACCGCGGCAAGCGCCCAAACTCATAA